In a single window of the Bos taurus isolate L1 Dominette 01449 registration number 42190680 breed Hereford chromosome 23, ARS-UCD2.0, whole genome shotgun sequence genome:
- the LOC132343676 gene encoding LOW QUALITY PROTEIN: tripartite motif-containing protein 26-like (The sequence of the model RefSeq protein was modified relative to this genomic sequence to represent the inferred CDS: inserted 2 bases in 2 codons) has protein sequence MATASPLRKLEDKVMCSICPDYLKDPLTIDCSHIFCYHCIIKVCESAQQPLYYSLCKTAFKKENIRHVWQMASIVKNIWRMKVDEERQPREDRPLAQRAEQLCGQHLEKLHYYCKDDQQILCVMCQESREHRHHAAVLLEKAAQPYQGKILNHLKILKGDRDRIQNSQSTGEDEIQALLAKFQSHKQDAASVFEQGHQFLREREQHLLEWLEGTEQQLTEGRNSHVTKGSEEVIRLETLISELEKKARQQALELLQDPSDITSRYPWKKFWIEKPISXAMRKQTEEFSDKLLCLEKGLRGFHGKLMRDLEYKTMRIILNSQRANGYLSVSPNGKSMMFTGLWLKKCQHGQQFDLEPGVLGSKGFMWGKVYWEVKVDRIWWEAEEEEDARRYGAGCRGVFGSNDLGGFISITDGYHSPGYREENEELEEECSQENGIWPKFCLVGVVRESVVRRGFLNFTPEEGXWTPQLSSAGVSICTSPEPFQILSYCPGQIGVALDHDGGKVTFTNARTQEFIYEFSSTFTGRIFPFLWLNYMRSRLSLRP, from the exons ATGGCCACTGCCTCTCCTCTGAGGAAACTGGAGGACAAGGTGATGTGCTCTATCTGTCCTGACTACTTGAAAGACCCTCTTACCATCGACTGTAGTCACATCTTCTGCTATCACTGCATCATTAAGGTCTGTGAATCTGCTCAGCAGCCATTATATTATTCTCTCTGCAAGACAGCCTTTAAGAAAGAGAATATCCGCCATGTGTGGCAGATGGCCAGCATAGTGAAGAATATCTGGAGGATGAAAGTAGATGAGGAGAGACAACCCAGAGAGGACCGACCACTCGCGCAGAGAGCAGAGCAGCTGTGCGGGCAGCATTTGGAGAAGCTGCATTACTACTGCAAGGATGACCAGCAGATACTGTGTGTCATGTGTCAGGAGTCCCGGGAGCACAGGCACCACGCTGCTGTTCTGCTGGAGAAGGCTGCGCAGCCTTATCAG GGTAAAATTCTAAACCATCTGAAGATTCTGAAGGGAGACAGGGACAGAATTCAGAATTCTCAGTCTACAGGAGAAGATGAGATTCAGGCCCTGCTG GCAAAATTCCAGAGCCACAAGCAAGACGCAGCATCAGTGTTTGAGCAGGGCCATCAGTTCCTGAGAGAAAGGGAGCAGCACCTGTTGGAGTGGCTGGAGGGAACGGAGCAACAGCTCACTGAAGGGAGGAACAGCCATGTCACCAAGGGCTCTGAGGAGGTCATCCGGCTGGAGACCCTGATTTCTGAGTTAGAGAAGAAGGCTCGGCAGCAAGCACTTGAACTTTTGCAG gACCCAAGTGACATAACAAGCAG ATACCCCTGGAAGAAGTTCTGGATTGAAAAGCCTATCA CTGCAATGAGAAAACAGACGGAAGAATTTTCAGATAAACTTCTTTGTTTAGAGAAAGGACTCAGAGGATTCCATG GAAAATTGATGAGGGATCTGGAATATAAGACAA TGAGGATCATCCTGAATTCCCAGAGAGCCAATGGCTACCTCTCAGTGTCTCCAAATGGGAAAAGTATGATGTTCACTGGCTTGTGGCTGAAAAAATGCCAGCATGGTCAGCAATTTGATCTGGAGCCCGGGGTGCTGGGCAGTAAGGGCTTCATGTGGGGCAAAGTGTACtgggaagtgaaagtggacaggATCTGGTGGgaagcagaggaggaagaagacgCAAGGAGATACGGGGCTGGATGCAGAGGCGTGTTTGGCAGTAACGATCTTGGTGGATTTATAAGCATCACTGATGGGTATCATTCTCCTGGATATAGAGAGGAGAATGAGGAGTTGGAGGAGGAATGTTCTCAGGAAAATGGAATATGGCCAAAATTCTGCCTGGTGGGGGTGGTAAGAGAGTCAGTGGTGAGAAGGGGATTTCTCAACTTCACCCCTGAGGAGG TCTGGACTCCGCAGCTGTCCTCAGCTGGGGTGTCTatatgcaccagccctgagccttTTCAGATCCTGTCCTACTGCCCCGGGCAGATTGGAGTTGCTCTGGATCATGATGGTGGGAAGGTAACCTTTACCAATGCCAGAACTCAAGAGTTCATCTATGAATTCTCATCTACCTTCACTGGGAGAATTTTCCCTTTCCTGTGGCTTAACTACATGAGATCCAGACTTTCGCTGAGACCCTGA